Proteins from one Camelina sativa cultivar DH55 chromosome 8, Cs, whole genome shotgun sequence genomic window:
- the LOC104705898 gene encoding caffeoylshikimate esterase-like has protein sequence MALRSAKLTLFSPLHGFVDKGRRFVWQRSSSSSRSMAPMVKLDKDEELRRLKEVNIDEASARRHVRDSLKDIQLNLDHILFQTPENGIKTKESYEMNSRGIEIFSKSWLPEATSLKALVCFCHGYGDTCTFFFEGIARRLALSGYGVFAMDYPGFGLSEGLHGYIPSFDLLVQDVMEHYSKIKENPEFSSLPSFLFGQSMGGAVSLKIHLKQPNAWTGAVLVAPMCKIADDLVPPPVLKQILIGLANVLPRHKLVPQKDLAEAAFRDVRKREMTPYNVICYSGKPRLRTAVEMFHTTQEIEKQLQKVSLPILILHGEADTVTDPSVSRELYEKAKSSDKKIVLYEDAYHSLLEGEPDDMILRVLSDIILWLDEHSLQTEG, from the exons ATGGCTCTGAGATCAGCAAAGCTTACCCTTTTCAGTCCTTTACACG GGTTTGTGgataaaggaagaagatttgTGTGGCAAcgaagtagtagtagtagtagatcGATGGCTCCGATGGTGAAGCTAGACAAAGATGAGGAGCTCCGGCGACTCAAGGAGGTTAATATTGACGAAGCTTCAGCGCGTCGTCATGTTCGTGATTCCTTAAAAGACATCCAGCTTAATCTCGATCATATCCTCTTCCAg ACACCTGAAAATGGAATTAAGACTAAGGAG TCTTATGAGATGAATTCGAGAGGAATTGAGATCTTCTCCAAAAGCTGGCTTCCTGAAGCTACTAGCCTTAAAGCTTTGGTTTGTTTCTGCCATGGTTATGGAGATACTTGCACCTTTTTCTTCGAAG GGATTGCAAGGAGATTGGCATTATCTGGTTATGGAGTTTTCGCTATGGATTATCCGGGATTTGGCTTATCAGAGGGCTTGCACGGTTATATCCCTAGCTTTGATCTTCTTGTTCAAGATGTCATGGAGCATTACTCCAAGATAAAAG AGAATCCCGAATTTAGTTCTCTTCCTAGCTTTCTCTTTGGACAGTCAATGGGTGGAGCCGTGTCGCTCAAAATACATCTCAAACAACCAAATGCGTGGACCGGCGCAGTCTTGGTAGCACCAATGTGCAAA ATTGCAGATGATTTGGTTCCACCACCGGTATTAAAACAGATTTTGATCGGTCTAGCCAATGTTCTACCAAGACATAAGTTGGTTCCACAAAAGGATTTAGCAGAAGCAGCTTTTAGAGATGTCAGGAAGAGGGAGATG ACACCATACAATGTGATTTGTTACAGTGGCAAACCGCGACTACGCACTGCAGTAGAAATGTTTCACACAACTCAAGAGATTGAAAAACAATtgcaaaag GTGTCTTTGCCAATATTGATTCTACACGGAGAAGCTGATACAGTGACAGATCCTTCAGTGAGCAGAGAGCTATACGAGAAGGCGAAAAGTTCAGACAAGAAGATAGTTTTGTATGAAGATGCTTATCATTCTCTGCTCGAAGGGGAACCTGACGACATGATTCTTCGTGTCTTGTCCGATATCATCTTATGGCTGGACGAGCATAGCTTGCAAACTGAGGGATGA
- the LOC104705899 gene encoding 40S ribosomal protein S7-3: MFSAQNKIKKDKNAEPTECEEQVAQALFDLENTNQELKSELKDLYINQAVNMDISGNRKAVVIYVPFRLRKAFRKIHPRLVRELEKKFSGKDVIFVTTRRIMRPPKKGAAVQRPRNRTLTSVHEAMLEDVAFPAEIVGKRTRYRLDGSKIMKVFLDAKQKNDTEYKLETMVGVYRKLTGKDVVFEYPVEA, translated from the exons ATGTTCTCCGCTCAGAACAAGATCAAGAAGGATAAGAATGCTGAACCAACAGAGTGCGAGGAGCAAGTTGCTCAG GCTTTGTTTGATTTGGAGAACACCAACCAGGAGTTGAAATCCGAGTTGAAAGATCTCTACATTAACCAAGCTGT GAACATGGACATCTCTGGAAACCGCAAAGCTGTTGTGATTTACGTCCCATTCAGATTGAGGAAAGCTTTCCGCAAGATTCATCCTCGCCTTGTTAGGGAGCTTGAGAAGAAGTTCAGTGGAAAG GATGTGATCTTTGTTACCACGAGAAGGATCATGCGTCCTCCTAAGAAGGGTGCTGCTGTTCAGAGGCCACGTAACAGGACTCTCACCTCTGTTCATGAAGCAATGCTCGAAGATGTTGCTTTCCCCGCTGAGATTGTTGGAAAGCGTACTCGTTACCGTCTTGATGGTTCCAAGATCATGAAG GTGTTTTTGGATGCCAAGCAAAAGAACGACACAGAGTACAAACTCGAGACTATGGTTGGTGTGTACCGTAAACTTACAGGCAAGGATGTTGTGTTTGAGTACCCGGTTGAAGCttga
- the LOC104709161 gene encoding chloroplastic group IIB intron splicing facilitator CRS2-B, chloroplastic-like, with protein sequence MISTGAIEEVPILLAKPQTYMNFSGESVASLASHYRVPLRHILLIYDEMALPNGVLRLQPKGGQGYHNGVKSVMGNLDGRRNFPRLSIGIGKPPGNMDMKAFLLQKFSPWERKQIDEALEQGSEAVKTLVLSGFSQGISRFNLVQKYKFHKV encoded by the exons ATGATCAGCACAGGTGCTATCGAAGAGGTGCCTATCTTGTTGGCCAAACCTCAGACTTACATGAACTTCAGCggtgaatcg GTTGCATCTTTAGCTTCACACTATCGAGTACCATTGCGTCACATTTTACTG ATTTACGATGAGATGGCTTTACCAAATGGGGTTTTGAGACTTCAACCGAAAGGAGGTCAAGGCTATCACAACGG AGTCAAGAGTGTAATGGGGAATTTGGATGGTCGTCGAAACTTTCCTCGTCTAAGCATAG GCATTGGTAAACCACCAGGAAACATGGATATGAAAGCTTTTCTTCTTCAGAAGTTTAGTCCATGGGAACGGAAACAGATCGATGAAGCACTAGAACAAGGAAGTGAAGCAGTGAAGACTCTTGTGCTCAGTGGATTCAGTCAAGGAATCTCAAGATTTAATCTTGTGCAAAAATATAAATTCCACAAAGTATAA
- the LOC104709162 gene encoding chloroplastic group IIB intron splicing facilitator CRS2-B, chloroplastic isoform X2, with protein sequence MICSTYTPSSIYHFHAVRPVFRKPRFRVCSSTSSENDRFKVEYTPWLIVGLGNPGNKYHGTRHNVGFEMIDVLARKEGVLMNTIQSKALIGIGAIEEVPILLAKPQTYMNFSGESVASLASHYRVPLRHILLIYDEMALPNGVLRLQPKGGQGYHNGVKSVMGNLDGRRNFPRLSIGIGKPPGNMDMKAFLLQKFSPWERKQIDEALEQGSEAVKTLVLSGFSQGISRFNLVQKYKFHKV encoded by the exons ATGATCTGCTCAACGTATACACCAAGTAGTATTTACCATTTTCACGCCGTGAGGCCGGTCTTTCGGAAACCGAGGTTTCGGGTTTGTTCATCTACTTCTAGTGAGAATGACAGATTCAAAGTAGAGTACACTCCTTGGCTTATCGTAGGGTTGGGCAATCCAGGAAACAAGTATCATGGAACAAGACACAAT gtTGGTTTCGAGATGATCGATGTTTTGGCTAGAAAAGAAGGCGTTTTGATGAACACTATACAGTCTAAAGCTCTAATCGGAATAG GTGCTATCGAAGAGGTGCCTATCTTGTTGGCCAAACCTCAGACTTACATGAACTTCAGCggtgaatcg GTTGCATCTTTAGCTTCACACTATCGAGTACCATTGCGTCACATTTTACTG ATTTACGATGAGATGGCTTTACCAAATGGGGTTTTGAGACTTCAACCGAAAGGAGGTCAAGGCTATCACAACGG AGTCAAGAGTGTAATGGGGAATTTGGATGGTCGTCGAAACTTTCCTCGTCTAAGCATAG GCATTGGTAAACCACCAGGAAACATGGATATGAAAGCTTTTCTTCTTCAGAAGTTTAGTCCATGGGAACGGAAACAGATCGATGAAGCACTAGAACAAGGAAGTGAAGCAGTGAAGACTCTTGTGCTCAGTGGATTCAGTCAAGGAATCTCAAGATTTAATCTTGTGCAAAAATATAAATTCCACAAAGTATAA
- the LOC104705903 gene encoding plastidic glucose transporter 4-like: protein MQTSTYAVVKGNAAFAFQRRTSFSSSSSSSSNLLVNRSASSTTGIRFLGNGKTIPTGPLCSSPLKAMGAKLARAENGIQSVMSLSSVKPRSVRAQASSSSGGDAEEAVPLRSEGKSSGGSVLPFVGVACLGAILFGYHLGVVNGALEYLAKDLGIADNTVLQGWIVSALLAGATVGSFTGGSLADKFGRTRTFQLDAIPLAIGAFLCATAQSVQTMIVGRLLAGIGIGISSAIVPLYISEISPTEIRGALGSVNQLFICIGILAALIAGLPLAANPLWWRTMFGVAVIPSVLLAIGMTFSPESPRWLVQQGKISQAEKAIKTLYGKERVVELVRDLSTSGQGGSEPEAGWFDLFSSRYFKVVSVGAALFLFQQLAGINAVVYYSTSVFRSAGIQSDVAASALVGASNVFGTAVASSLMDKMGRKSLLLTSFGGMALSMLLLSLSFTWKALAAYSGTLAVVGTVLYVLSFSLGAGPVPALLLPEIFASRIRAKAVALSLGMHWISNFVIGLYFLSVVTRFGISSVYLGFAGVCFLAVLYIAGNVVETKGRSLEEIELALTSGV from the exons ATGCAGACGTCTACGTATGCGGTTGTTAAaggaaacgctgcgtttgcgtttCAGAGACGGAccagcttctcttcttcttcttcttcttcttctaacctCCTCGTCAACAGATCGGCGTCTTCTACCACCGGAATTCGCTTCCTCGGTAACGGTAAGACCATTCCCACCGGACCTCTCTGCTCTTCTCCTTTGAAAGCCATGGGAGCGAAGCTCGCACGTGCTGAAAACGGGATCCAAAGCGTTATGAGTTTATCTTCGGTCAAACCTCGATCTGTCAGAGCTCaagcttcctcctcctctg GTGGAGATGCAGAAGAAGCTGTACCTCTGAGATCTGAAGGGAAAAGCTCTGGTGGTTCTGTTTTGCCCTTTGTTGGTGTTGCTTGTCTTGGTGCTATCTTGTTTGGTTATCACCTTGG GGTAGTTAATGGTGCTCTTGAATACCTTGCTAAGGATCTTGGGATCGCCGATAACACTGTTTTGCAAG GATGGATTGTTAGTGCGCTGCTTGCTGGTGCAACAGTAGGTTCATTCACTGGAGGTTCATTAGCTGACAAATTTGGACGAACAAGAACGTTTCAGTTGGATGCTATCCCTCTTGCCATTGGAGCTTTCTTATG TGCAACAGCTCAGAGTGTGCAGACTATGATTGTGGGACGTCTGCTCGCAGGAATTGGAATCGGAATTTCATCAGCCATTGTACCACTTTACATTTCTGAG ATATCACCAACTGAAATCCGCGGAGCTCTTGGATCTGTGAACCAGTTGTTCATATGTATAGGAATACTTGCAGCCTTGATAGCTGGATTACCCCTTGCAGCAAACCCTCTTTG GTGGAGGACGATGTTTGGTGTTGCAGTTATCCCTTCCGTTCTACTAGCCATAGGAATGACTTTTTCTCCAGAAAGCCCAAGGTGGCTCGTTCAG CAAGGAAAAATCTCTCAAGCTGAAAAGGCGATCAAAACTCTCTACGGTAAAGAAAGAGTGGTTGAACTAGTGCGTGACTTATCAACCTCTGGCCAAGGTGGTTCTGAGCCAGAAGCTGGATGGTTTGATCTATTCAGCAGCCGCTACTTTAAAG TTGTAAGCGTAGGTGCAGCTCTCTTCTTGTTTCAACAGCTAGCTGGGATAAATGCAGTTGTGTACTACTCTACATCGGTGTTCCGTAGCGCTGGAATCCAATCTGATGTTGCAGCCAGTGCTCTCGTTGGAGCATCAAATGTCTTTG GCACTGCTGTTGCCTCATCCTTAATGGACAAAATGGGAAGGAAAAGTCTTCTACTCACAAGCTTTGGTGGAATG GCTTTGTCGATGCTGTTGCTCTCCTTGTCCTTCACATGGAAGGCTCTTGCTGCATATTCTGGAACCCTTGCCGTTGTTGGAACTGTTCT ATATGTGCTGTCATTCTCACTTGGTGCTGGCCCTGTACcggctcttcttcttccagaGATATTCGCATCCCGAATCAGAGCAAAAGCTGTTGCTCTTTCTCTCGGCATGCACTgg ATATCAAACTTTGTGATTGGACTCTACTTCTTAAGCGTAGTGACTAGATTTGGAATCAGCAGTGTCTACTTGGGTTTTGCCGGAGTCTGCTTCCTTGCTGTTCTCTACATTGCAGGAAACGTCGTTGAGACTAAAGGACGATCACTCGAGGAAATAGAGCTTGCCCTTACCTCTGGagtttga
- the LOC104705902 gene encoding uncharacterized protein LOC104705902: MNADDGEAMATTRTSEEIEREAEENRKEALLASTQSLQPNFNRSNVTPKQISKLQELHKRRMEIKARTKIHKKPPKASQKCQSKAIEDGKISSKQLKESTSSSTVEEQNHDKTVVTVPKKPQKLFWGLDTRERWERKANM, from the exons ATGAACGCCGACGACGGAGAAGCCATGGCAACGACGAGGACAAGCGAAGAGATCGAAAGAGAAGCAGAGGAGAATCGAAAAGAAGCTTTATTGGCGTCAACGCAATCTCTCCAACCTAACTTCAATCGTTCCAACGTCACCCCGAAGCAAATTTCGAAATTACAG GAGCTACACAAGAGACGTATGGAAATAAAAGCCCGTACAAAGATTCATAAGAAGCCACCTAAAG CGAGCCAGAAATGTCAGAGTAAAGCAATCGAAGATGGCAAAATAAGCTCTAAACAATTGAAAGAATCAACTTCCTCTTCTACCGTAGAAGAGCAGAATCATGATAAGACAGTAGTTACAGTACCAAAGAAGCCACAAAAGCTGTTTTGGGg GCTTGATACTAGGGAAAGGTGGGAAAGGAAAGCCAACATGTAG